The following coding sequences lie in one Mycobacterium sp. DL440 genomic window:
- a CDS encoding mycobacterial-type methylenetetrahydrofolate reductase, protein MRVWSNQVPLNTIALELVPPTLDRGVQYPVDEARKVLALASETGIEGRIRHVMIPGMIDEDDDRPIEMKPRMDVLDYWNILRPELPGMRGLCTQVTSFLDSEALGKRLTDLSAAGFEGIAFVGVPRTMKDGEGEGVAPTDALSTYEELVPNRGAILIPTRDGEQGRFNFKCGQGATYGMTQLLYSDAIVGFLTEFAKTTEHRPEILLSFGFVPKMETKVGLINWLIQDPGNEAVAAEQEFVSRLAELDPAEKRKSMVDLYKRVIDGVADLGFPLSIHLEAAYGVSKPAFETFAEMLEYWAPDRV, encoded by the coding sequence ATGAGAGTGTGGAGCAATCAGGTGCCTCTGAACACCATCGCGCTGGAACTCGTCCCGCCCACCCTTGATCGCGGTGTGCAGTACCCGGTTGACGAGGCGCGAAAAGTGCTCGCCTTGGCATCTGAGACCGGTATCGAAGGCCGGATCCGCCACGTGATGATCCCCGGGATGATCGATGAGGACGACGACCGTCCGATCGAGATGAAGCCACGGATGGATGTCCTGGACTACTGGAACATTCTCCGGCCCGAGCTGCCCGGCATGCGCGGTCTGTGCACACAGGTCACCTCGTTCCTGGACTCCGAGGCGCTGGGCAAGCGCCTGACCGACCTGAGTGCGGCGGGTTTCGAGGGCATTGCCTTCGTCGGCGTGCCCCGGACGATGAAGGACGGCGAGGGCGAGGGTGTGGCCCCGACCGATGCCCTGTCGACCTATGAGGAGCTGGTGCCCAACCGCGGCGCCATCCTGATCCCTACCCGCGACGGCGAGCAGGGCCGGTTCAACTTCAAGTGCGGCCAGGGCGCGACCTACGGCATGACGCAGCTGCTGTACTCCGACGCCATCGTCGGTTTCCTGACCGAGTTCGCCAAGACCACCGAACACCGGCCCGAGATCCTGCTGTCCTTCGGCTTCGTGCCGAAGATGGAGACCAAGGTCGGGCTGATCAACTGGCTCATCCAGGACCCGGGCAACGAGGCCGTGGCCGCCGAGCAGGAGTTCGTCAGCCGGTTGGCCGAACTCGACCCGGCTGAGAAGCGTAAGTCGATGGTCGACCTCTACAAACGGGTGATCGACGGGGTGGCCGACCTGGGCTTCCCGCTGAGCATCCACCTCGAGGCGGCCTACGGGGTGTCGAAGCCGGCGTTCGAGACCTTCGCCGAGATGCTGGAGTACTGGGCGCCGGACCGGGTCTAG